A single Filimonas effusa DNA region contains:
- a CDS encoding DUF3861 family protein yields YFTVTLHPLHTCFLIIRRPPSPALRFYTPPVSFAGSYLSAINAAYATRFYHPSPAYILLPALSFANSNENAAFGIRLKFFSEAVLCNENNPLFEEVALAFTQFMKSLKK; encoded by the coding sequence CTACTTTACTGTCACGCTCCACCCGCTACATACCTGCTTCCTTATCATCCGTCGCCCGCCATCCCCCGCTCTTCGGTTTTATACCCCGCCCGTTAGCTTTGCTGGTTCATATCTCTCTGCAATCAATGCTGCATACGCTACGCGCTTCTATCATCCATCACCTGCTTATATACTCCTTCCAGCCTTGAGCTTCGCCAATAGCAATGAAAATGCTGCATTTGGCATTAGACTAAAGTTTTTCAGCGAAGCAGTGCTCTGCAATGAGAACAATCCTTTGTTCGAAGAAGTTGCACTTGCTTTTACACAGTTTATGAAAAGTCTAAAGAAATAA